In Thermospira aquatica, the following proteins share a genomic window:
- a CDS encoding NADase-type glycan-binding domain-containing protein: MKRFLVIVWFILGMTVAYGQIRLDGTNRENAWQAVVPPYFPYLALDKNLSTCVAVNTNYTTPDVPPYFRIVFREPFFIDTIVIYNGYQKNTNVYLANNRVKNIGITGAFYVEKEGENEDEYVIKEEVFPLKDEWGPQEIKLGRAVKIQWLFFEVLSTYPGTRYDDTCISEIEFFYQGKKYDVVVLEEDKKNFLEVYKDRFLARIPAYVPHFISYDPSSRFAGSLKKMGITHDVDIIEFDRRDGGIYVYRKTRKDYSGEDFTIRDPKTGRVKMNRAVANRIGDWKLSEFSELMVKPLGGKQWEKTTDFRHFSGTFLEGIEYDEEDGMDEILEMGHPGH, encoded by the coding sequence ATGAAACGGTTTCTTGTGATAGTATGGTTCATCTTGGGGATGACGGTAGCGTATGGGCAGATACGCCTAGATGGAACGAATAGAGAGAATGCCTGGCAGGCGGTGGTACCCCCCTATTTTCCTTATCTGGCGTTAGACAAAAACCTCTCTACCTGTGTAGCTGTAAACACCAACTACACAACGCCTGATGTCCCTCCTTATTTTCGAATAGTATTTAGAGAACCCTTTTTTATTGACACTATAGTGATTTACAATGGGTATCAAAAGAATACAAATGTGTATCTGGCTAACAACAGGGTAAAAAACATTGGTATAACAGGAGCTTTCTATGTAGAAAAGGAGGGAGAAAATGAGGATGAATATGTGATCAAGGAAGAAGTGTTTCCATTAAAAGATGAGTGGGGACCTCAAGAAATAAAGTTGGGAAGAGCTGTAAAGATTCAGTGGCTCTTTTTTGAAGTGCTCTCCACCTATCCTGGAACCCGATATGATGATACGTGTATAAGTGAGATAGAATTCTTTTACCAGGGTAAAAAATACGATGTAGTTGTTCTCGAAGAGGATAAGAAGAATTTTCTCGAGGTGTACAAAGATCGTTTTCTTGCCCGAATCCCTGCCTACGTGCCCCATTTTATCTCTTATGATCCCAGCAGTCGGTTTGCCGGGAGTCTCAAGAAGATGGGGATCACCCATGATGTGGATATCATTGAGTTTGATAGGAGGGATGGGGGGATCTACGTCTACCGCAAGACAAGAAAAGACTACAGTGGGGAGGATTTCACGATACGAGATCCCAAAACAGGCAGAGTAAAGATGAATAGAGCGGTAGCGAACAGGATAGGTGACTGGAAGCTTTCAGAGTTTTCTGAACTCATGGTGAAGCCTCTGGGGGGGAAACAGTGGGAGAAAACGACCGATTTCAGGCACTTTTCTGGTACCTTTCTGGAGGGTATTGAGTATGATGAGGAGGATGGGATGGACGAGATACTGGAAATGGGTCATCCAGGGCATTGA
- a CDS encoding SH3 domain-containing protein: MKYFIILIMIILNIQKVYSEPSELQFFGTNGAIVITEGAILYKEPNIDSGLIEILPFLQDVAIITKTNINYSGTNQIWYYVDSRRIPHEAKMIKTERGWEYPTLKGWVQREDLAGWGDFKPVKKIQEMFITCHEVDGPPVYYRIYSNGTYKIRTEEKFYYSELVRIHLTGNIYRYRNVILLTGKTGEVANLFYYDDEEQLKGGSTWETEVLTDKSKFPKWAQSDKAPVLETYYILTGDNVNVRTKASTNSAVLFKLKKGTRVKFLERTEITIIGDRTGYWVYIDTGVKDKEGNTIKGWVLDLYLSPEIYYILTGDNVNVRSEASTNSAVLLKLKKGARVKLLERSDVTFTIGDRTGNWVYIDTGVKDKKGKPIKGWMVDIYLDEEE, translated from the coding sequence ATGAAATATTTTATTATATTGATAATGATAATATTAAATATACAGAAAGTTTATTCAGAACCGAGTGAATTACAATTTTTTGGAACCAATGGTGCTATAGTAATAACTGAGGGAGCAATATTGTATAAAGAACCAAATATAGATTCAGGTTTAATTGAAATCTTACCCTTTCTTCAGGATGTAGCTATTATTACAAAGACCAATATCAATTATTCAGGAACAAATCAGATATGGTATTATGTGGATTCAAGAAGAATTCCTCACGAAGCAAAGATGATTAAAACTGAAAGAGGGTGGGAGTATCCCACTCTCAAAGGCTGGGTTCAGAGGGAGGATCTTGCGGGATGGGGAGATTTTAAACCAGTAAAAAAGATACAGGAAATGTTTATTACCTGCCATGAAGTAGATGGTCCGCCTGTCTATTATCGTATTTACTCGAACGGAACATATAAAATTAGAACAGAAGAAAAATTTTATTACAGTGAACTAGTAAGAATTCACTTAACGGGCAACATTTATAGATATAGAAATGTGATACTATTAACGGGAAAAACAGGAGAGGTGGCAAATTTATTTTACTATGATGATGAAGAACAATTAAAAGGTGGTAGCACTTGGGAAACTGAAGTCCTCACAGACAAATCCAAATTCCCCAAATGGGCACAATCGGATAAAGCGCCTGTACTTGAAACATACTACATTCTCACCGGCGACAATGTAAACGTACGTACCAAAGCATCTACAAACTCAGCTGTACTATTCAAGCTAAAGAAGGGTACAAGGGTAAAATTTCTGGAGAGGACGGAGATTACAATCATTGGAGACAGGACAGGCTATTGGGTATATATAGACACGGGCGTAAAGGATAAGGAGGGTAATACCATAAAGGGCTGGGTACTAGATTTATATTTAAGTCCTGAAATATATTACATTCTCACCGGCGACAATGTAAACGTGCGTTCCGAAGCTTCTACAAACTCGGCTGTATTGCTAAAGCTAAAGAAGGGCGCAAGGGTAAAGCTACTCGAACGGTCGGACGTTACTTTTACGATTGGGGACAGGACGGGTAATTGGGTATACATAGACACTGGCGTTAAGGATAAGAAGGGTAAACCTATTAAAGGCTGGATGGTGGATATATATCTGGATGAGGAGGAGTAG
- a CDS encoding IS1595 family transposase — protein sequence MEKDFFTLSENRAYQILEKALWPEGPIAGVRQRLTFSCRLVYQCPKCGRQFSLKSQSIMRKSHLSPKIWLSAMFLVCQDGGINAVKLSKLLHISYKASWLLLQKLRSLMRPLAITRNPSESLSKPFSFSPASNAAKEKTFLPCRLSKLMRMIPLLNFTFILWMM from the coding sequence ATGGAAAAGGATTTTTTCACACTCTCAGAAAACAGGGCCTACCAGATCCTCGAAAAAGCCCTCTGGCCAGAGGGACCTATTGCCGGTGTAAGGCAAAGGCTCACCTTCTCGTGCCGGCTCGTGTATCAGTGTCCCAAGTGTGGCAGACAATTTTCCTTAAAAAGCCAGTCCATCATGCGAAAAAGTCACCTCTCGCCAAAAATCTGGCTTTCTGCCATGTTTCTTGTCTGCCAGGATGGTGGCATAAACGCCGTCAAACTCTCGAAACTTCTTCATATTAGCTACAAGGCAAGCTGGCTTCTTCTTCAGAAGCTACGAAGCCTTATGCGGCCACTCGCCATCACACGAAATCCCTCCGAAAGCTTGTCAAAACCTTTTTCTTTCTCTCCGGCATCAAACGCCGCCAAAGAAAAAACTTTTCTCCCATGCAGGTTGTCGAAATTGATGCGGATGATACCCCTTCTAAACTTCACATTCATCTTGTGGATGATGTGA